A region from the Sebastes umbrosus isolate fSebUmb1 chromosome 18, fSebUmb1.pri, whole genome shotgun sequence genome encodes:
- the LOC119476578 gene encoding uncharacterized protein LOC119476578, whose translation MMIGTPKANTATLKALSEPSTQHSFGVAPPALASLEASATTGLESNTQELFTYTPSFDHDRSYSPGPCKPTCHDNGPEKWTITTRTQYVVLGDAHISKFPSHSNLDLQLDSYPYANFRHFHKLFKRTAPNPTTATIILAVGFNDRFQDPKDAGKQLKAMLRHAYVAFPNAEIYVPLINFSPNLSPEHRCTLKYINKVISTLQHIPAIPPQDFITEPNNLIWTPTTAKLILRQWRQFLII comes from the coding sequence ATGATGATTGGGACTCCAAAGGCTAACACTgccactttgaaagccctatcTGAGCCCTCCACTCAGCACTCTTTTGGGGTCGCGCCGCCTGCCTTGGCCTCTCTGGAAGCCAGCGCTACCACAGGTCTGGAATCCAACACCCAAGAACTCTTCACCTACACCCCTTCCTTCGACCACGACAGAAGCTACTCCCCAGGCCCCTGTAAACCCACCTGCCACGACAACGGACCCGAGAAATGGACCATTACAACACGGACGCAATATGTGGTATTGGGCGACGCCCACATCAGTAAATTCCCATCTCACTCAAACCTGGATCTACAACTCGACAGCTACCCCTATGCCAACTTCCGGCACTTCCATAAGCTTTTTAAAAGGACAGCACCCAACCCCACCACTGCAACCATCATCCTCGCAGTTGGCTTTAATGACAGGTTCCAGGACCCCAAGGACGCCGGCAAACAACTAAAAGCCATGCTGAGACATGCATATGTCGCCTTCCCCAATGCTGAAATATATGTACCCCTCATCAACTTCTCCCCAAACCTCAGCCCCGAACACAGGTGCACCCTCAAATACATTAACAAGGTCATCAGCACTCTTCAACATATCCCTGCAATCCCACCCCAGGACTTCATAACGGAACCCAATAATCTCATCTGGACGCCTACCACAGCCAAGCTCATCCTCAGACAGTGGCGTCAGTTCCTCATCATTtaa